From Halorientalis litorea:
ACGGAGAACGAGCCACTCCTCATCAACGACTCCGACAGTTACGCGGCCGAGGCCTACCGTCGCCTCGCCTCGACGCTCGAAGAGATATACGAGGCGAACACCGAAGGCGGCGTGAGTCCCGACGCCGAGTTCGACGTGGCGGACGACGAGGAGGCAGACGACGAGGCGGCGGCCGACGCGGACGGCGACGAGCCAGACGACGACGAGGAAGACGACGACGACGGGGAAGACGACGACGACGGCGGTGCCTTCGGCCTGTTCAGCTGACGGCTCGGCCGGCCGTCGTCGCTCGGCAGAAACGGTAGTTCTAAACCGCACGTCCGTCCACGTCCACTATGGAAGACGACGAGTCGATACCGCTCAGTTGGGTGCTGATTTTCCTACTGTTAGCCCTCGGCCTCGGACTGGCCGCGGTCCAGTTCACCGGTGGCACCGTCCTCCCGGCACTCGTTCCCGTGTAGGTTACATCGACTCGGGTGCGGCAACCCCGAGTAGAGACAGCGCGTTGGCGACAGTGTGACGCGCCGCCACGACCAGCGCGAGCCGCGCGTCCCGCTGGTCGCCGTCGGCGGAGAGGACCGGACACTCGCGGTAGAAGGCGTTGAACTGGTCGGCGAACTCCCGGGTGTACGTCGCCACGACGTGTGGCGTGAGGTCCTCGGCCGCCGCATCGACGACTGCCGGGAAGCGGGCGATGACGCGCAAGAGGTCCCGCTCCTCGGGCGTCGCTAGCGTCGCCGGGTCGAGGTCGGCAGGGTCGGGAACCTCGTGCCCGGCCTCGCGCGCCTCTGCGACGATGCCGCACGCACGCGCGTGAACGTACTGGACGTACGGGGCGGACTGTGCCTCGAAGTCGAGTGCGCGCTCCCACTCGAAGGTGATCGCCTTCGCGGGTTGCTTCGAGACGATGTCGTAGCGGACGGCACCGATGCCGACCTGATGGGCGACACGCTCGATGTCCGCCTCGGTCAGGTCGTCGCCCCGGAGGCGGTCGTCGAGACGGTCTTCGACTTCCGCACGGGCACGGTCGATGGCCTCGTCGAGCAGGTCGTCGAGGTCGATGCCCGTGCCCTTCCGCGTACTCATCTTCCCCTCGGGGAGGTTGACGTAGGAGTACAACACCTGCTCCAACTGGCTGGTGTCGTTGTCGAGCAAGTCGAGAGTCGCCCGGACCTGCCGGGCCTGCAGTTCGTGGTCCTCGCCCAGCACCGTCACGGCGCGGTCGTAGTTCTCGAACTTCCACTCGTGGTGGGCCAAGTCCCGCGTCGCGTAGAGACTGGTGCCGTCCGAACGGAGAAAGACGAGGTTCTTCTCGATGTCGGGGAGGTCGAGTTGCCACGCGTCCTCCTCGTAGGTCGCTTCGTCGAGGTCCTTGAGCCGACGTACCAGGTCGTCAGTGGAGCCGTCGCGCATGAACCGCGTCTCCTTGACGAACTCGTCGAACTCCGCAGGGAGTCGGCCGAGACACTCGCGCATCCCCGAGAGAACCGCATCGACCACCTCGCTGACGCGCTCGTAGGCCTCGTCGTCGCCCGCCTCCAGCCCCTGCATGATGGACTGGATTTCGGCCTCGGCGGCCTCGACTTCGTCCTCGGGACCGGATTCGAGGAACTCGTTGCCAGCCCGGTAGTAGCGCACGAGGTCGTACTCGATTCGGTCGCGTTCGGGGTCCGGGAGGTCCGCCTCCTCGAACGTCTCGTAGGCCCACGTGAACACGGCCATCTGGCGGCCGGCGTCGTTGACGTAGTAGTGGCGGTCCACGTCGTAGCCGGCGAAATCGAGGACGTTCGCAACCGCGTCGCCGACGATGGGATTGCGCGCGCGCCCGACGTGGACAGGGCCGGTGGGGTTCGCGCTCGTGTGTTCGACGACGACGGAGGTGTCCTTCGGGTCGAGTCGGCCGTACGCCTCGGCTTGGGCGGCCCGGAGCGTGTCGGCGAAGTAGGTGTCGCTGGGCAGGAAGTTGACGTACGGCCCCTGTGCTTGGACGCTGCCGAGGTGGTCGTAGTCGTCGGCGTCGATTTCGGCGGCCACGTCGGCGGCGACTTCGGGCGGCGGCGCGCCGACCGTACCGGCAAGCCGGAAGGCGACGCTGGATGCGAGGATGGCGTCGACGCCCTCCGGTGGTTCCTCGACACCGAGGTCGTCGGTCGGGAGGTCGAGCGATTCGAGCGCGCCCGCGAGGGCGTCCTCGACCTCCGCACGTGCAGACAGGAACATACACGCCCGTTTTCGAGCGGCGCGTATAGACGTAACGAGTCGGACCGGCGGTCAGAGGTTCCGCACGTCTTCCCCGTCGGCGAGTGTTCCGAGGCAATCCTCGACGCTCTGGTGGACGCCGTCGTTCCAGCAGGGGTAAAGCCCCGCGAGGCCGTCGTCGTCACGAACCGTGAGGGAGACGACGGGGAAGATGATGATACGCTCGGTTGCAGGGCCAGAGGAGAGCAGTCCGCCGACCGACTCGCGTGTCTCGAAGAAGGGCGTCAGTCTGAGACCGGCGTCCTCGGCCGCCGCCTCGAACTCCGTGAACAACGCCGCCGCATCGTCGGGGTGTGCGTCCTCCGCGGGGACGGACACGCGCGCGCCCCACCGCTCGACACGCAACTCGGGGACGGCCCCCTCGGCTTCGAGTTCCCGTACCCGGTCGAGAACTGTCTTCTGACGCCGCGCTGCCGCCGAGACGGGCGAGGAACGGAGGTGTACCGTCACCGTGAACTCCGGGTCTCCCTCCGCCCCGTCCTCGGTCTCCGGCCCGTCCACCGCGTTGGTAGCCATACTCGTGTGTTGTTTTTCACCCTATTAGTCTTTTCTCCGCCCAAATAGATTGTTCTACATCGTATATCGAAACATTAGTTTCTATTTTCGCCGTTTTGTCTCTGTTTCCCGTATATTCTTTGGACGAGATTCGCGGGCGGGAGAGGCGACCAGTCCGCGACGAGGCCGACGAGGGAGAGATGGGGGGGACGCATCGCGGTGCATCGGCCGGCACGTGCCGGCGGGACGTGGAGTGGCTTGGGGTGGACCACGAGGTTTTAGCCGCTGGAAACCACCCACCTGACAATGAGCGATTCAGAGTCCGGTGACGGGGGTCCCAAGCAGGTGTCGGACCCGAACTACCACAGCGAGAACCACACGGCCGTCCAGACCTGTGGCTGGACGAAGAACGCGCTCCGGGGCGAGGGGAAGTGCTACAAAAAAATATTCTACGGCATCGAGTCCCACCGCTGTATCCAGATGACGCCGGTGGTCAAGTGCAACGAGCGGTGTGTCTTCTGCTGGCGTGACCACGCGGGCCACGCCTACGAGATGGACGACGTGGCGTGGGACGACCCGGCGGCCGTCGCGGACGCCTCCATCGAACTCCAGACGAAACTGCTCTCGGGGTTCGGCGGCAACGAGCAAGTCCCGGACGACGTCTTCGAGGAGGCGATGGAACCGCGTCACGTCGCCATCTCGCTGGACGGTGAGCCGTCGTTGTACCCCTACCTCCCGGAACTCATCGAGGAGTTCCACGACCGAGATATCACCACGTTCCTCGTCTCGAACGGGACCCGACCGGAGATGCTGGCCGAGTGCGACCCCACGCAACTGTACGTCAGCGTCGACGCCGCCGACCGGGGGACGTTCGACGAGACGGTCAAAGCCGTCGAGGACGACGCGTGGGACCGCCTCATAGACACGCTGGACGTGCTCGCGGCCAAGGAGGACACCCGGACGGTCCTGCGGACGACGTGCATCGAGGGGCTGAACATGCACCACCCCGAGTGGTACGCGGCGATGTTCCAGCGGGCCGACCCCGACTTCGTCGAGATGAAGGCGTACATGCACGTCGGCCACTCGCGGGGTCGCCTCGACAGGGAGTCGATGCCCGACCACGAACGGGTCGTCGAGTTCTCGGGGGCCGTACAGGAACACCTCCCCGACCACGACGTGCTCAAGCAGGTGCCCGCCTCCCGCGTCGCACTGCTGGCCCGCGAGCGGAACACGCTCGTGCCGAAGTTGCAGAAGGGAAGCGAGTTCTGGAACCGCGACCCAGTTTCGGGTGACTGAGCGCGGCTTTTTGTCCGTGCCCGCCGAGTGTGGGACATGGACATCGCCATCCTGCTGTACGACGGCTTCGACGAGATGGACGCCGTCGGGCCGTACGAGATATTCGAGAACGCGGCGCGCGTCGGTGCGGCGATGACGACGACGCTTCGGACCGTCGAGGACCGGGAGCGCGTCACCGCGAGTCACGGCCTCGACGTGGGGGTGGACGG
This genomic window contains:
- the argS gene encoding arginine--tRNA ligase codes for the protein MFLSARAEVEDALAGALESLDLPTDDLGVEEPPEGVDAILASSVAFRLAGTVGAPPPEVAADVAAEIDADDYDHLGSVQAQGPYVNFLPSDTYFADTLRAAQAEAYGRLDPKDTSVVVEHTSANPTGPVHVGRARNPIVGDAVANVLDFAGYDVDRHYYVNDAGRQMAVFTWAYETFEEADLPDPERDRIEYDLVRYYRAGNEFLESGPEDEVEAAEAEIQSIMQGLEAGDDEAYERVSEVVDAVLSGMRECLGRLPAEFDEFVKETRFMRDGSTDDLVRRLKDLDEATYEEDAWQLDLPDIEKNLVFLRSDGTSLYATRDLAHHEWKFENYDRAVTVLGEDHELQARQVRATLDLLDNDTSQLEQVLYSYVNLPEGKMSTRKGTGIDLDDLLDEAIDRARAEVEDRLDDRLRGDDLTEADIERVAHQVGIGAVRYDIVSKQPAKAITFEWERALDFEAQSAPYVQYVHARACGIVAEAREAGHEVPDPADLDPATLATPEERDLLRVIARFPAVVDAAAEDLTPHVVATYTREFADQFNAFYRECPVLSADGDQRDARLALVVAARHTVANALSLLGVAAPESM
- a CDS encoding HTH domain-containing protein, translating into MATNAVDGPETEDGAEGDPEFTVTVHLRSSPVSAAARRQKTVLDRVRELEAEGAVPELRVERWGARVSVPAEDAHPDDAAALFTEFEAAAEDAGLRLTPFFETRESVGGLLSSGPATERIIIFPVVSLTVRDDDGLAGLYPCWNDGVHQSVEDCLGTLADGEDVRNL
- the twy1 gene encoding 4-demethylwyosine synthase TYW1, whose protein sequence is MSDSESGDGGPKQVSDPNYHSENHTAVQTCGWTKNALRGEGKCYKKIFYGIESHRCIQMTPVVKCNERCVFCWRDHAGHAYEMDDVAWDDPAAVADASIELQTKLLSGFGGNEQVPDDVFEEAMEPRHVAISLDGEPSLYPYLPELIEEFHDRDITTFLVSNGTRPEMLAECDPTQLYVSVDAADRGTFDETVKAVEDDAWDRLIDTLDVLAAKEDTRTVLRTTCIEGLNMHHPEWYAAMFQRADPDFVEMKAYMHVGHSRGRLDRESMPDHERVVEFSGAVQEHLPDHDVLKQVPASRVALLARERNTLVPKLQKGSEFWNRDPVSGD